The sequence CAGTCGGCGGTCCAGTCGGGGGCCTGGTAGGCACCATGCCCCCAGATGGAGCCGAGCTGCATCCCCCCAACCGATTGCCATGCAGTCTGACCATCCAGAATCGTCTCTTTAGTCATCAGCTGGTGGCCATCTTCGGTCATCACCAGCGAAGGCAGCGGCGGTGCCTGACGGTAAACCTCACTGCCAAAATAAGCGAGCAGTGTAAAAGTGACAGCCAACACCGCAATTAAAATAAACCACAGACGACGATACTTACCCATGAACCGGCTCTCCGTTATCTGTGGTGAGGTAAAATTCTGTCCCTGAGAGGGAATAGAGTGTGTTTTGCATATTGTGATACTCCGGGTAAGTGGAACAACAGGGCTTGCCCTGAACTAAAAGTGCGCTGTATGCAGAACTATCAGTTCCGTCAGTACTGCTGTCAGTTCTATCCATCGCAATACTGATGCCAACACTTATCTCTATGAATTTATTGACTTATTACTGACTCATGGTATTTTTAACCCAGTTTAATAAGGGTCTTATCTACCTTTGCGGGGTGTTAAATACCATGTTGGATAAAATGTTAGTGGCGGATCTGGCCACAAGCCTGCCTGAGCAGATGCGTCTTGAACGCCTGGTGCGTACCCTAAAAGCCCATTTCAATTGTGGCGCTGTGGTCCTGCTCAGGCTGGACATGGAGATATTGAAACCGGTCGCCGCCACCGGATTGGTAAAAGAAGCCATGGGACGACGGTTTTTACCCGCACAACATCCCCGACTGGCGACTATTCTTACCAGCGAAAAACAGCCTGTGTGTTTTGAGCACAGCAGTGCACTGCCCGATCCCTATGACGGTTTGCTGGATCAACTGGCAGGCTCACCATTGCCGGTGCATGACTGTATGGGGATGCGAGTGGAGCAGGACGGCAAAACCTGGGGAGTGATCACTTTTGATACCCTCAAGGCCGGAACCTTTAACACCCAGGCAGCGCAGAATTTACTGGAGTTCAAATTGCTGATCGAGGCAGCCATCCATATTACGGTACTCGAAGCTGAGAATCGCAGTCTTCGCCAATCCCGCATTGGTAATTTCGAACCTGGCTTGCCGGGCGAGGAAGATGCAGAGATTGTCGGCCGTAGTGAGGCATTGGCGAGTATCCTGAATGAGCTGGATACGGTGGCTGACTCGGAGCTGCCGGTATTGTTGCTCGGCGAAACCGGCGTCGGGAAGGAGTTGTTTGCCCGCCGTCTGCACCAGCACTCACGCCGTCATCAAAAACCCCTTATCCATGTCAACTGCGCTGCTTTGCCGGAATCGCTTGCTGAGAGTGAGCTGTTCGGGCACGTCAAAGGGGCCTTTTCCGGGGCTCACTCTGAGCGACCGGGTAAGTTTGAGGCTGCCAATGGCGGCACCTTATTACTCGATGAGGTGGGAGAGCTGCCTCTGACGGTGCAGGCCAAATTATTAAGAGTGTTACAAAATGGAGAGATCCAGCGCTTGGGAGCTGATAAGCCACGAAAAGTAGACGTCAGGGTCCTGGCTGCGACCAACAGGCATTTAAAAGAGTGCGTAAAAAGCGGTGATTTTCGTGCCGATCTCTATCATCGTTTGTCAGTGTATCCGGTGCATATTCCACCGTTGCGTGAGCGGGGTAACGATGTGTTGCTGCTGGCAGGACATTTTCTGGAGCAAAACCGGGCGCGTCTGGGCCTGCGTAGTCTGCGCATTTCACCTCAGTCTGAGCAGGCACTGTTGGGATATAACTGGCCCGGTAATGTCAGGGAGCTTGAACATGTTATCAGCCGGGCAGCGATCAAGGCACTGACCCGCCATGGCGGGCGGGATATGCTGAGTATCGAGCCGGAATTGCTTGATCTGGAAATGTCCGAAGTGCGGGTATCTCCGCAAATGACGAAGACTGAGGTTCAGACTTTAATGCCGCTTAAATTGTCAACGGAGCATTGTCAGCGTCAGGCAATCATATCTGCGCTGGAACATTGTCAGCAAAACTGGGCTCAGGCGGCGAGGTTACTGGAGGTTGACTCCAGTAACCTGCACAAGCTGGCGAAAAGACTGGGTATTAAATAGCCACTACAAGGTCACCATCAAATCTAACTAAGCATATAGCTGATATGCTGGTGGAAACGCACGATCATCTCGTTACGCATTGGATCCAGTTGCAATGTTTTGGCTAAGTTGTTGAGCGCTGCTTCTACCCGGTTCATAAAGTGGCCGTAGCCAGACTCTGTGTTGTCTTCATCGCCAGCCACAATAATAAAGTGGGCAGTTTCCACCAGGTTATCTGCCTGCCAGTGTCGGGAAAACTGGTGCTTGTCGTGTGCGGTGTCAAAGCTGATTTTCTGCAGTTCGGTATTGTGCTGTGATTGATCCACCTGGCTGTTACGCACCAGAGGGGTCAGGCCATTTGCCACCAGGGCCAGACGGAACAGGTTCTTGTCTTCACTGGCCTGTAAAAAGGCCTTTTCCAGCGCCTCGTATAAGGGTGAGAAGTCCGTATCACCAGGTTTGAGATAGCGCTGTTTGAGCTGCCGGGTGAGTGGCAGATTGACTGTGACGTAACTGATAGCGGAGTGATTCTCTGGCATATCACACTGGCGCGCACGGTATCTGGGATAAAGACCACGCAGCTTGTAGCCATAGGTTTCTTTCTGGCCTTTGGCACTGGCAAACAGATCATAAGACAGATGCTGATGGTCGCGAATTTTCACCTGTAGCTGCGGATCCGGTAACAGACCTTTTAAGCTTTCCAGTAACTGGCTTACCTTACTATGAAACTCAGCCGCGTGAGCGCGGATCTCTGTGCCGGTGGCCAGAAATACCAGGCGGATCTTACGGGCCTGGTAATCAGGCTTAGTGAACAGATTCTGGGCCTCGTGATACTGAGGATCGTAGAAAAACAGAATCTGCTTTTCTGTCTGCAAACAGTAAGCCTCATGGTGATAACGCACCACCGGCAGCTTGTCGTTAGCAATCATGTGCACATTGTGCAGACCAAACTCATCGGCCAGGGCAAAAAACTGCTGGCTGAGCTTCTGATAACACTCTGCCGGATTCTGATAATGGCGGTAAAATGCCTCATCGGGTTTAATTTCAGCCAGAATATACTGGTTTGATTTGGCGTTGGTGGGGATATACACACGGTGTTTGGAATTAATCGCCATTGTTGCTCCTTTTGTATCAGGTGGAGATAAAGTGTTGATACAAAAGATAGCAGTTGTGACAGATTATTTTATTGCGCCAGATCAGAGCGTGTTGAACTTTGCTGTATATTTTTTGCTACGAGTTGCGCAGTATTGCAGTATTTATACAATGAAGCACGATTGTGGTGTAGTTGTTCTACATGAAAGAGTGCTGAAGCGGTAGAAATGCTGCGCAAACGTTGCCCGAAGGGTTCGTCCTAAACGCTTTTTACTCTTTATGATAGACTCCTGTCTTTCACCGCTTCGCGGCCAGCTAAAGCTGTTTTATGGCGTTCCCTACGCCATAATGTTGCAGCATTTTGACTTAATCCATTAGGCCTGTAAAAAAGTGCCGCGATTAAAAAGCGTTTAGTTAGAACGAAATTCATACAGCAAAGTTCAACACGCTCTGAAGTTTTGATGACTATTCTGTTGCTGAGCAATACGCATTAGCCGGCAAACACCAGATACAACAGCTGAGTAATCAGCAGTATCATCACCAGTGGCCAGACCCAGCGGCCGAGCTTACCCATTTGTTCTTCTGACATGCGCACCTTTGAGCGCTCCAGTAACGGGATAATGATCACCAGGGCCAGAAACAGCAGAGCAAGAATATAGAATACCGTCATATCATCTCAATTTGTGGCAAAA comes from Lacimicrobium alkaliphilum and encodes:
- the norR gene encoding nitric oxide reductase transcriptional regulator NorR, producing the protein MLDKMLVADLATSLPEQMRLERLVRTLKAHFNCGAVVLLRLDMEILKPVAATGLVKEAMGRRFLPAQHPRLATILTSEKQPVCFEHSSALPDPYDGLLDQLAGSPLPVHDCMGMRVEQDGKTWGVITFDTLKAGTFNTQAAQNLLEFKLLIEAAIHITVLEAENRSLRQSRIGNFEPGLPGEEDAEIVGRSEALASILNELDTVADSELPVLLLGETGVGKELFARRLHQHSRRHQKPLIHVNCAALPESLAESELFGHVKGAFSGAHSERPGKFEAANGGTLLLDEVGELPLTVQAKLLRVLQNGEIQRLGADKPRKVDVRVLAATNRHLKECVKSGDFRADLYHRLSVYPVHIPPLRERGNDVLLLAGHFLEQNRARLGLRSLRISPQSEQALLGYNWPGNVRELEHVISRAAIKALTRHGGRDMLSIEPELLDLEMSEVRVSPQMTKTEVQTLMPLKLSTEHCQRQAIISALEHCQQNWAQAARLLEVDSSNLHKLAKRLGIK
- a CDS encoding DUF3083 family protein — encoded protein: MAINSKHRVYIPTNAKSNQYILAEIKPDEAFYRHYQNPAECYQKLSQQFFALADEFGLHNVHMIANDKLPVVRYHHEAYCLQTEKQILFFYDPQYHEAQNLFTKPDYQARKIRLVFLATGTEIRAHAAEFHSKVSQLLESLKGLLPDPQLQVKIRDHQHLSYDLFASAKGQKETYGYKLRGLYPRYRARQCDMPENHSAISYVTVNLPLTRQLKQRYLKPGDTDFSPLYEALEKAFLQASEDKNLFRLALVANGLTPLVRNSQVDQSQHNTELQKISFDTAHDKHQFSRHWQADNLVETAHFIIVAGDEDNTESGYGHFMNRVEAALNNLAKTLQLDPMRNEMIVRFHQHISYMLS